From the bacterium genome, the window CCTGCCTATGCTTCGATTTTAAAAACACTGGAAAGCGAAGTGGCTCAGGCAATTGAGAAACTGAATCTTGGGACGGATTTTCTGGAAGCAGCCATTGCCGCGGCCAAAAAACATTTTAACAATAGGCCATTTGAAGAAAAAATCGAGGTGGCTTTCTTTATTAAATATATTGAGGACCAACTGGCGAGTTCAGATAAACCCGGAACAACGGGCCGGAAAAAAGCGAAAACTTCAGATAAGAAAAAGTCCGGTACGTTTGCCCCCAATACAAACATTTTACAGCGGAGGATTTGGCTCGACCGGTTGCCGTTTATTCGCCGGGGGTGGATGTTTATGCTGGGCTCGACTGTAGGGGTATTAGGGGCACTATCTGCAGCCGGGAGTAAAACCACGGTTTTGAGTGAGGAAGCGATTAATCAGCATCCTGTGATCAAGACGGCTAAAAGAGCATATTTCCCGGAAACGGATTATACGGTTGTCCGGTTTGCGCCGGAGCAGGTCACAATTCGCCAATTGACGATGGAAGTTGGTCTGTTTAATTATTTCCGCGGACTGCTCTGGGGGCATTATCAGGAAGGTGTGCTCAACCGTGAGGGGCGGCCCGGCCCGGTGGTGTACCTGCCAAAAAGCGTGCTCAACAGAATTGTCCGACCGCAGGAGGGGTCGCAGGTAGGGAAACGTAATTTGGATATGCTGGCCAGGCTGCGCTTGGGACATATGATTGAATACCAGAGTCTTCAATATTATACAATGACACGGCGTGATGCTGCTGCCGCTGCTTGGGGATTGGATGCATTTGCTGTGATGCGCTGGGCTGAGCCTGGATCGTCGCAAATGGTCCGGGGGGAGATCGCTGTTCAGGATTATTTTGCAAAGAGCGGGAACAGTCTGGATGTGACGGCCGATGTCTTGACGCTGCTGTATGCCGACTATCTGGCAGAAGCACAGACAGTAGTAAAAGATTTGGATGCGGTACCATTGATAACAGGATTGGAAACTGCGATGGCACAGTTGCAGCAGCAGGGTGCCAGGATGGGTATTCAATCCGTATTGCGGGCAATTCAAACCAGCAGTGACGCTAGTGTGATGAAAACCTTTTTGAATGAGGCTGAAACCCTGCCGGACAAGCAAACGGGCCGGTTGATGATTAACAATGCACTTGATGTTTTGGTCAGACAACAGGGCGGCCAGGCGGCAGGGAAGTCTGTGCAAGCAGCGGGACGTTATGCTGAAAAACTGGACCGGATACAGCAAGTCAATATTCTTGCTATGAAAAACACAGCCCAAGCCATGCTGGGTCAAGTTGAGATGGTTAGCCAACAACTGCGCAGCAGCAGTGTTCGGCATATCACCGGGGGTTTGTTGGAGCGTTTGGCAATGTTGGAAAATGTACTCCGGAAAACAGCGGATAGTCAGGCCGGCGGCGAAGTCGCTGTGATTGCAGGACCGGAGGTTGTGATGCTGGCCGGTGAGGCACGCCGTATTTTAACCCGGCAGATGTTGATGGATTGGAAAATGGGAGAAGAATTTGAAAAGCCGGTGGTTGCTTTGACAGCACCGCGCTGGCAGCGCTTGACAGTGCAGGGACGGCAGTTTGCCTGGCGCAGTATTATGGAAGTTGTCAGCTCTCAAAAAAGTATTCAGACGATAAAAAAACAATTGGTGGAAAATCAGTTGCCCGCGCATACTACCGCCAACCGGTTTGATGGTCAGGTGCACAGACTGCCGGAAACGATCAGCACCCAAGCCTTATCGCTACCGGACCGAATGCTGATGTGGCTGGCAGGCCTGCTGCCGCTGCAACTGACAGCCCGGCTTCATCTGTATGTTCAAAACCGCCGTCCAACCGCTTATTTGCAAAGGATGCTCACAACCTTGCCAACGGCATTGCGGCAAACGCCCTTGGTTCAGGAATTATTGCGTGAAGGCTCCCCGGTTCGGGACGCGTATTTCTTTGCGGCGATGACAGCGTTTCGAAATGCAAAACCGTTGGCAGATAATCAGCTTGAATTTACGCTCAGTATGGTCCGGTTTATGCGGGAAAACCAGCGTGCCTCGAATACAGAAAACGTCACAAATATGCTGGCATTTTCACATTTGGTGGGTAGCATGCAGTCCATGGTTTCGGTGGAGATCGCGGAGCATGATCGTTTGCAGGTTATTGCTGAGACCATTACCGTGAAAAATATCCGTGTACCCGTCTTGCTGCTGGGCAGAGGACGGAGCGGCGCCTTGGGTGCGTTGACGGATATGATTCATCCCATGCCGTTTGTTCTACAAGAGGATATCATCCAGCGTTTCCGCAGAAAAGGTTTCCGGTATTCATTCAGCGGCGCGGCGTAATCGTTTGGTTGTAGAAGAAAGATGACGGCAAATTCGGTTTTTCACAAAATAAAATCCCCGCCCATAAGGACGGGGACTTTATTTAATATTATTTGATTTCGTTAGAGATAGTTTAGGCTGTTTTGCATTCCAGGCGGGCTACGCGTTTCTCAAGCATTTCAAAATCATCATAGGACACTTTCCGGCGCAAATCCGCCCGGATGGCAGTTTGACCCTCATGGAGCAAAGCAACTTCGCCTTTTAGAGCAGTTTGACCCTTATGGAGTAATACGACTTCGCCCTTCAAAACAGTTTGTCCTTCATGGAGCAAAGCAACTTCGCCTTTCAGAGCAGTTTGACCCTTATGGAGTAATACGACTTCGCCCTTCAAAACAGTTTGTCCTTCATGGAGCAAAGCAACTTCGCCTTTCAGAGCAGTTTGACCCTTATGGAGTAATACGACTTCGCCCTTCAAAACAGTTTGTCCTTCATGGAGCAAAGCAACTTCATGTTTCAGCGTACTGGAATCCTGCTTTAGGACGCCAACGTCCTGTTTCAAAACGCTTACATCCTGTTTCAGAACACTTACATCCTGTTTCAGAACACTTACATCCTGTTTCAGAACACTTACATCTTGTTTTAGGTCACCTACATCCTTTTCGACTTTGTCAAAACGATAATTCATGACTTCTAAGAATTTTTTCTGATTGTCCTCGAATCTTTCCACAACAACTTTAAATTCATTCATGGTAATTTTTCCTTCTTCTGACATTTTTCACCTCCAGTATTTTATGCCATTCCCAAAGGAATTGGCAACCCTAATTTTATTTGACTGAAAAACAAGGAAATACTTGCGGGAGAAATGAAAAAAAGGCTGGTTGTAGTCAGTGATATAGAGTTTTGAGTTTAGGTCTTTGCCTCTGGATTTTACCTTATCAAGATTTTTTCCGTGCGCTCCGCCGGTCCTGCGATTCATCTGATTTAATATCAAAGAGCAGGGTGAACATCGTGGTAAATTGCTTTTATGTTTTTTCCTTGATATGCCACTGAGAAATCCCTGTTTTTAACTGCGTGACATGAGCGGGAAATTGAATAATTGACTCTTTTTTGTAAAGTGTGATAGGGTTTGCATACAGATAATATTTAACAATATATTTCATCAGTACCATCCCGGCGCATGGCAGTACTTGACGTATTTTCCAAGGAGGCCTTATGTCACACCCGATTTTACTGGTTCTATCCACCCTGTTTATCGCTTCATCTTTACAAGCTGCTCAAATGGTCGGAAGTACCCCTGGCAATGGAGGAGACACCAATCCTGCTACGTTTCACTTTGATAATAATAATGTAGATTTTCAGATGACACGCACGGACGGCACTGTCATTGCCCAAGCTGACGTGCCTTTGCTTTATGGCACGGAGATTGTAATTTATCAAAACGGACAGGACTATATAACCGCCCGCAATCTGCAAGTCATGGGCGCGGACCTGTCCGGTACTCAGATGACGAATGCCAGCTTTCCGCCAGCTGGTTACGTGGCCATCGATCCGACCACGGGCCGGTTTAAATTCGCGGGCGTGTGCTGGTACGAGATTGTTCGGTTGGATAATTCCCCGGCCTATACCAGCTGGATCGGCCAGGTGGATATTAATGATCAGAACGTGGCGGTGTGTGAAGTTGGAGAGTACCCATCTTTTGGCGTGAGTCATAGTTATTCCAGACACTATACGCCCACCACGGGGTGGAGCACGGCCGAGGTGATTTGGAATACATCGGATGCCGATAGTGTTGTAATAGGATTGGATGCGCAGGGCAAGGTCTTGTGCACGATGATGGTGGATATTGCCGCCGTGAACAGACTCTATACCACCGTGTACACGCCCGGATCGGGCTGGAACTCGCCCGGAAGTCTGGACGGAGGGAGCCCGGATAACAACCAAACACCCGGATTGGCTGTGAATCCAACCGGGGACGCTGTTCTGGGTTTTCTGGAAGAACCGGGTTCATACAGTTACCCTTATGGCAATCATTATATTGCCAATGTGGGCTGGGAAACCAACGTCCGGCTAGACAACCTGGTCAATACCACGTCGGCTAATAATGTGAAGGTCGATATCAATGCCCAGGGGGATGGTATCTGTGTCTATTGGGCGCCGAAGTTTTCCGGGCTCGGCTATAATATTTACAGCAACCACTTTTTAAAATCCAGAGGCGGATGGCAGCCCCAGACCAGTGTGATGGCGATTTCCAATTACTATTTTTGGTATCCGGATGTGGCGATTAATGACCAGGGCGACGCGATTTGCGCCACTTTCGCGTCTGATGGTGGCGGTGGAAGTTATATGTATGCAAGCCATTATCAAGCCGGGGTGGGATGGCAGCCGCCTCAGCGCGTGTATACGTTTGTTGATCCGCCGGGGACGTCTTACTATGTTCCCCGGCTGGTGATGGACAATGACGGAAACGCATTTATTGTCTTTGGCGATCAAATCAACAGTACGATGCGTTTGCTGGCCATGCAGTACTCACCCGCGCAAGGGTGGAGTGGTCCGGTTTATCTGAACAGCGCGAGCGGCGGTGAAGTGACCAATTCGGGACTTGGCATTGATATGGATAACTCGGGTTTTGCGGTATGCACCTTCGCGCAAAAAGAGACGGTCGCCAGCAGCTATGGGCGCATCATGGCGAATTGGTATCATCCCCAGGACGGCTGGCAGGGCGCGCAGTTAGTGGATAAAACCGATGCGAACGCGTCGGTCAGCCCGGTCAAACTGAATCAACAGGGCCGGGGCATCATGGGTTTTGCTCAAAATGACGGTTCGTACTACCGGGCTTACGCGCGGTTTTTTGAAAATGAAATTCCAGGAAACAATGTCCAACTTAAATACGCCTATATCCCCACAATGCCTACACCCACCCCGCCACCCACCAGCAATACTATTGTGGTCACCAACCGTAAGATCATGCCCTTGAGGGGTGAAAAAACCGGCATCCAACTGGACATGGTCAGAGCAGGCCGGGTAACCATCAAAGTTTATACACTCCAAGGACAATTAGTGAAAACCATTGTGGATACACATACTCCAGCCGGATCGCATATCTGGCAGTGGGGCGCGGAAAATGCTCAAAGCGTGATTGTCGCCAGCGGTGTGTATGTGATTCACCTGAAAACACCGGATATGGAAAGCAAGGAAAAAGTGGTGGTGATAAAATAGTGACTAATGTCACTCCCCCTTCGGCCTGTCCTGGATGGTTTTGTCCAGGGAGAAGGGGGAATATACGGGGAATATGCAAGGAGGGCGCGATGAAGAAATTTCCAGTAGTTGTTGTTTTGGGAATAGGGTTGATCCTTTTGTGTGGTCCGGCAGCGGCAATCGAAGTCATTGGCGCGACGCCGGGCAATGGCGGGGACAGCTTGGAGACCACCTTCCATTTTGACGCCAACAACGTGGATTTCCAGATGACCCGGCCGGATGGAACTCCGCTTACACAGGCAGACGTTCCATTGGTGTATGGGACAAACATTAGGATATTTAATGGTGGTGTTGATCATGTCTCTCAGCTGGGACTGCAAGTTCAAGGCGCGGATTTGTCCGGTGAGAACTGGACCAATGCGGCCTTTCCTATGCAAGGTAAAGCGGCTATTGATCCGGCTTTAGGACGTTTTAAATTTTCAACTGCTGCTTTTTGGCAAGGCGTGGGCTTGATTGACGCGGGCCGGAAAGATACCGATATTCCTCAAATCGCGATGAATGAGAGCGGGAAAGCGTTTTGTGTATTTCGTCAAAGTGACGGGGCCAATGACCGTACTTACGCGAATGAATATACACTTGGCGCGGGCTGGCAAAGCGCGGGCTTGATTGACGCGGGCGCGGGGAATGATGCCTCTCACCCTCAAATCGCGATGAATGAGAGCGGGAAAGCGTTTTGCGTGTTTCGCCAAAATTTAGTGAGCGACTACCGTATTTACGCGAATGCCTATGTACCGGGAGCGGGCTGGTATGGCGCGGACTTGATTGACACGGGTGCGGGGAATCTTGCTTTTAACCCTCAAATTGCGATGAATGAAAGCGGGAAAGCGTTTTGCGTGTTCCGTAGAAGTATCGCGACCGCCCACCGTATTTATACGAATGAATATGTACCGGGAGCGGGCTGGTATGGCGCCGTCACCATAGATGCAGGCGAGGGGAATGCTGCCTATGCTCCTCAAATCGCGATGAATGAGAGCGGGAAAGCGTTTTGCGTGTTTCGCCAAAATTTAGTGAGCGACTACCGTATTTACGCGAATGCCTATGTACCGGGAGCGGGCTGGTATGGCGCGGACTTGATTGACACGGGTGCGGGGAATCTTGCTTTTAACCCTCAAATTGCGATGAATGAAAGCGGGAAAGCGTTTTGCGTGTTCCGTAGAAGTATCGCGACCGCCCACCGTATTTATACGAATGAATATGTACCGGGAGCGGGCTGGTATGGCGCCGTCACCATAGATGCAGGCGAGGGGAATGCTGCCTATGCTCCTCAAATCGCGATGAATGAGAGCGGGAAAGCGTTTTGCGTGTTTCGCCAAAATTTAGTGAGCGACTACCGTATTTACGCGAATGCCTATGTACCGGGAGCGGGCTGGTATGGCGCAGTCACCATAAGTGCAGATACGGGGAATCATGCGTATGATCCTCAAATCGCGATCAATGACAGTGGGAAAGCATTTTGCGTGTTTAGGAGCGACAACCGTATTTATGCGAATGAATATATACCAGGTGCGGGCTGGTATGGCGCAGTCACCATAGATGCAGGCGCGTTGAATAATGCCTATGAACCTCAAATCGCGATCAATGACAGTGGGAAAGCATTTTGCGTGTTCCGTCAAATATACAACGGCGACAACCGTATTTACGCGAATGAATATGTGTCTGGCGCGGGCTGGCAAGGCGCGGGCTTGATTGACGCGGGCGCGTTGAATGATGCCTATGAACCTCAAATCGCGATCAATGACAGTGGGAAAGCATTTTGCGTGTTCCGTCAACAACACAATAGCGATATCCGTATTTATGCGAGTGAATATGTGCCGGGCTCAGGCTGGCAAGGCGCAGGATTGATTGACGCGGGCGCGTTGAATGATGCCTATGAACCTCAAATCGCGATTAATGAAGGTGGGAAGGCGTTTTGCGTATTCCGTCAACAACACAATGGCGACCACCGTATTTATGCTAATAATTATCTAGGCGAAACTCCTTATGGATCAGTACAAGTTAATTATTATAAGCTGTCTGCGCCTGTGCCCACGCCTTCGGAAAGTAAAGTCGAAATCACCAACCGGAAAATTGAACCCTTGCAGGGCGGGAAAGTTTCCCTGCAACTCGCTTTGGCACAAGCGGGTAAGACCTCGATCAAGATTTATACG encodes:
- a CDS encoding T9SS type A sorting domain-containing protein; the encoded protein is MKKFPVVVVLGIGLILLCGPAAAIEVIGATPGNGGDSLETTFHFDANNVDFQMTRPDGTPLTQADVPLVYGTNIRIFNGGVDHVSQLGLQVQGADLSGENWTNAAFPMQGKAAIDPALGRFKFSTAAFWQGVGLIDAGRKDTDIPQIAMNESGKAFCVFRQSDGANDRTYANEYTLGAGWQSAGLIDAGAGNDASHPQIAMNESGKAFCVFRQNLVSDYRIYANAYVPGAGWYGADLIDTGAGNLAFNPQIAMNESGKAFCVFRRSIATAHRIYTNEYVPGAGWYGAVTIDAGEGNAAYAPQIAMNESGKAFCVFRQNLVSDYRIYANAYVPGAGWYGADLIDTGAGNLAFNPQIAMNESGKAFCVFRRSIATAHRIYTNEYVPGAGWYGAVTIDAGEGNAAYAPQIAMNESGKAFCVFRQNLVSDYRIYANAYVPGAGWYGAVTISADTGNHAYDPQIAINDSGKAFCVFRSDNRIYANEYIPGAGWYGAVTIDAGALNNAYEPQIAINDSGKAFCVFRQIYNGDNRIYANEYVSGAGWQGAGLIDAGALNDAYEPQIAINDSGKAFCVFRQQHNSDIRIYASEYVPGSGWQGAGLIDAGALNDAYEPQIAINEGGKAFCVFRQQHNGDHRIYANNYLGETPYGSVQVNYYKLSAPVPTPSESKVEITNRKIEPLQGGKVSLQLALAQAGKTSIKIYTLQGRLVKTLSNEYLAAGNYTFDWAALNNGGDLIASGVYIIRVQAPGVDETQKVVVIK